The genomic region GAGCTGCACGACCCCGATCGCACCCAGCACCCGGACATCCCGGACGCCCGGTGCGCCGGCGGCCTCCGCCAGTCCCTGGCGCAGCCCCGTGCCGATGCGCTTCACCTCCAGCTCCCAGTCCTGGCCCAGCAGGAGATCGACGGAGGCGCAGGCCACCGCCGAGGCGAGCGGATTGCCCATGAACGTCGGCCCGTGCGCGAGCACCGGCACGTCCCCGCTCGAGATGCCCTCCGCCACCCGTGAGGTGCACAGCGTCGCCGCGAGCGTCAGATAGCCCCCGGTCAGCGCCTTGCCGACGCACATGACATCCGGTGAGACCCCGGCGTGCCCCGCTGCGAACAACTGCCCGGTACGGCCGAAGCCCGTCGCGATCTCGTCGAACACCAGCAGCACGTCATTCGCGTCGCACGCCTCGCGAAGCACCCGCAGATACGCGGGGGAGTGGAAGCGCATCCCGCCCGCCCCCTGCACCACGGGCTCCACGATCACCGCCGCCGTCTCGTCGGCGTGCGCTGCCACCAGGTCGCGCAGATGCCTCACGTAGGTCTCGTCGGGCTCGGCGTCGAAGCCGTCAGGCGGGGCGTCCGCGAAGATCTGCCGGGGGAGGGACCCCGACCACAGCTCGTGCATCCCGCCCTCGGGGTCGCACACCGACATCGGCTGCCACGTGTCGCCGTGATAGCCGCCACGCCAGGTCAGCAGCCGGTTCTTGGCGGGCCGCCCCGCCGAACGCCAGTACTGCAGGCACATCTTCACCGCGACCTCGACGGAGA from Streptomyces sp. QL37 harbors:
- a CDS encoding adenosylmethionine--8-amino-7-oxononanoate transaminase, with protein sequence MPDPLRPAELRALDRAHVWHPYGPMPGRQEPLVVESASGVRLRLAEPSHGQHELVDGMSSWWSAVHGYNHPVLNEAARGQLDRMSHVMFGGLTHEPAVRLATRLVEITPEPLQHVFLADSGSVSVEVAVKMCLQYWRSAGRPAKNRLLTWRGGYHGDTWQPMSVCDPEGGMHELWSGSLPRQIFADAPPDGFDAEPDETYVRHLRDLVAAHADETAAVIVEPVVQGAGGMRFHSPAYLRVLREACDANDVLLVFDEIATGFGRTGQLFAAGHAGVSPDVMCVGKALTGGYLTLAATLCTSRVAEGISSGDVPVLAHGPTFMGNPLASAVACASVDLLLGQDWELEVKRIGTGLRQGLAEAAGAPGVRDVRVLGAIGVVQLDHEVDMEAATRAAVREGVWLRPFRDLVYTMPPYVTGDDDVARICRAVCAAAREG